Proteins from a genomic interval of Paenibacillus sp. FSL R5-0623:
- a CDS encoding RidA family protein produces the protein MSRQQVFTGSPWEPLVGYCRAIRVGNRIEVAGTTAMQDGVVVGAGDPYAQTRFVLQTIENALKELGADMSHVVRTRMFVTDISRWEEVGKAHGEFFGQIQPVATMVEVSALIDPLLMVEIEVEAIVEDEVQAD, from the coding sequence ATGAGTAGACAGCAGGTATTTACCGGCTCCCCATGGGAACCGTTGGTGGGATATTGCCGTGCTATCCGTGTGGGTAACCGAATTGAAGTGGCGGGTACAACCGCGATGCAAGATGGTGTAGTTGTTGGGGCAGGTGATCCGTATGCACAGACAAGGTTCGTTTTGCAGACGATCGAGAATGCACTGAAAGAACTGGGGGCTGATATGTCGCATGTGGTGAGAACCCGGATGTTTGTGACCGATATCTCCAGATGGGAGGAAGTTGGCAAGGCGCACGGTGAATTTTTTGGACAGATCCAGCCTGTAGCTACCATGGTTGAAGTTAGCGCACTCATTGATCCCTTGTTGATGGTTGAGATTGAAGTGGAAGCGATTGTTGAAGATGAAGTCCAAGCCGATTGA
- a CDS encoding GNAT family N-acetyltransferase, with protein MSDMLVALYRLPEQESGLRTLEESSIVIRRAIAPEKQLVLDWVRSHFSQAWVDECEVAFARQPVSCYIAVEHGKMIGFACYEATCRNFFGPTGVSQDARGKGVGTALLLACMHAMKADGYGYAIIGSAGPVDFYARTLGAVKIENSTPGIYEGMLRAD; from the coding sequence ATGAGTGATATGTTGGTAGCGCTCTATCGTTTGCCGGAGCAAGAGAGTGGACTGAGAACACTGGAGGAATCCTCCATTGTGATTCGTAGAGCCATTGCCCCAGAAAAACAGCTTGTACTGGATTGGGTGAGGTCACATTTTAGTCAGGCTTGGGTGGATGAATGTGAGGTCGCTTTTGCGCGTCAGCCGGTGTCTTGTTATATTGCGGTTGAGCATGGGAAAATGATTGGATTTGCCTGTTACGAAGCGACATGTCGCAACTTCTTCGGACCAACAGGTGTGAGCCAGGATGCACGGGGCAAAGGTGTAGGTACAGCCTTGTTACTGGCCTGTATGCATGCGATGAAGGCGGACGGTTATGGGTATGCGATTATCGGATCAGCGGGACCTGTGGATTTCTATGCCAGGACGCTGGGTGCCGTGAAGATTGAAAATTCAACGCCGGGTATTTACGAAGGCATGCTGCGGGCAGACTAG
- a CDS encoding UvrD-helicase domain-containing protein: MLSPNSTFYPRPLGVTPAASLPQSPSAPLETSRQLVGNDQQDAFYFRSLEEAGIKLNAPQISAVRHGRGPILTLAGAGCGKTTVLAARAGYLIEVSGVHAGSILLVTFTNKAATEMKDRIAALPGIRPAAARAVQARTFHSFALTLLRHYGVQEEIFGESRAQHTVLKMLLRQNGMSEAFQPESLLAMLSAWKMQGSETIDLPEKSQEERDAKRVLLGYEAWKQDRGKMDFDDILLRAAALLRDPAVLGPLQKRFQYIMVDEFQDTNHLQYEIVQKLASAHRNLMVVGDDDQTIYTFNGARQESILEFDKVYPGARIVTLDINYRSDARILGLGSELVARNKRRRDKRLRAAGNRGDAPRFATPSNAEEEAAWVVNQLCQQVEEGQHTYRDIAILHRTASSSRAVFEQLVLKDVPFVQHGASPVFYDQSLIRPLMDHLRLSLDPRAMDALPSALGPLYVSRDAGLEWIQRCEQQQAKKYPLIHLVKWDKLKPFQQEQVKERIKLIKSLHKLKPIIAIQEMRRQFYDKYMESGDPSIFTHYKETMLETLDEFEAAVKKFETVEEFIQFADELSRRHREMESLRRAQDSDAVQLMTIHRAKGLEFPCVYWIGASEGIVPHSTALRQDIPEDQKAALAMQQTDAELDMALEEERRLAYVAITRAKQYLYVTSPASHHGKPADVSRFLLEAFGMEVPDKRKPREESRTSSQTSYGKGNGQYARSSGSGARSEGRHVAQRRAISHGDRRDFEVHNERDEDRFGERRGSGEIRNHKAFSTTGVSPTAASSSSSHSHTSGSGNAERTETVAVWKCSSSTCKAWLRQKPAVPSKATKKASSGPPACPLCSGSMEAGTRQVPVTGRLGK; the protein is encoded by the coding sequence ATGTTAAGTCCGAACTCAACGTTCTACCCCCGTCCGCTCGGGGTTACCCCGGCGGCGTCCCTGCCCCAGTCCCCGTCTGCTCCGCTGGAGACCAGTCGACAACTCGTGGGCAATGATCAACAGGATGCCTTTTATTTTCGCTCGCTGGAAGAGGCAGGCATCAAGTTAAACGCACCACAAATCTCGGCAGTCCGTCACGGCAGAGGACCCATTCTGACGCTCGCCGGAGCCGGCTGTGGCAAAACAACTGTGCTGGCTGCAAGAGCCGGTTACCTCATAGAGGTCAGCGGCGTACATGCAGGCAGTATCCTGCTGGTGACGTTCACCAACAAGGCCGCCACCGAGATGAAAGACCGGATCGCCGCATTGCCAGGTATACGCCCGGCAGCCGCGAGAGCCGTACAGGCTCGCACCTTCCACTCTTTTGCGCTGACATTATTGCGTCATTACGGTGTGCAGGAAGAGATCTTTGGCGAGTCGCGAGCCCAGCATACGGTGCTGAAGATGCTTCTTCGCCAAAATGGCATGAGTGAAGCCTTCCAGCCCGAAAGTCTGCTGGCCATGCTGTCCGCATGGAAGATGCAAGGATCGGAAACAATCGATCTGCCTGAGAAATCGCAGGAAGAACGCGATGCCAAGCGCGTTCTTCTTGGTTACGAAGCCTGGAAGCAGGATCGCGGCAAAATGGATTTTGATGATATTTTACTGCGGGCAGCCGCGCTGCTTCGTGACCCTGCTGTTCTGGGGCCGCTTCAGAAGCGTTTCCAGTACATTATGGTGGATGAGTTCCAGGATACCAATCATCTGCAATATGAGATTGTACAAAAACTGGCTTCCGCCCACCGCAACCTGATGGTTGTGGGAGACGATGACCAGACGATCTATACCTTTAATGGCGCACGCCAGGAATCGATTTTGGAATTCGATAAAGTATACCCAGGTGCACGCATCGTGACGCTGGATATTAATTATCGCAGTGATGCACGCATTCTGGGACTCGGAAGTGAACTGGTCGCCCGCAATAAACGCAGACGTGACAAACGGCTGCGTGCCGCTGGAAACCGCGGCGATGCGCCCCGTTTCGCTACCCCCTCCAATGCGGAGGAAGAAGCGGCATGGGTCGTAAACCAGCTGTGTCAACAGGTTGAAGAAGGGCAACACACCTATCGTGACATTGCAATTCTTCATCGGACAGCCAGCAGCAGCCGGGCTGTATTTGAGCAGCTTGTGTTGAAAGATGTGCCTTTTGTACAGCATGGTGCTTCTCCGGTCTTTTATGACCAGTCTCTCATCAGACCCCTGATGGATCATCTGCGTCTGTCCCTTGATCCACGTGCTATGGATGCTCTCCCCAGTGCATTGGGACCGCTCTACGTATCACGTGATGCGGGTCTGGAGTGGATTCAGCGCTGTGAACAACAACAGGCGAAGAAATATCCGCTCATCCATCTGGTGAAATGGGACAAGCTGAAACCGTTCCAGCAGGAACAGGTCAAGGAACGCATCAAGCTGATCAAATCACTGCACAAACTGAAGCCCATCATTGCCATTCAGGAGATGCGCAGACAGTTCTACGACAAGTATATGGAAAGTGGTGATCCCAGCATCTTCACCCATTATAAGGAAACGATGCTGGAAACCCTGGATGAATTCGAAGCTGCCGTCAAAAAATTCGAAACCGTGGAAGAGTTCATCCAATTCGCGGATGAACTCTCCCGCAGACACCGTGAGATGGAATCTCTGCGCCGTGCACAGGACAGTGACGCGGTACAGCTGATGACGATTCACCGGGCCAAAGGATTGGAGTTCCCTTGTGTGTACTGGATTGGAGCCAGTGAAGGCATTGTGCCGCACAGTACAGCACTTCGTCAGGATATTCCTGAGGATCAGAAAGCTGCGCTTGCTATGCAGCAGACAGATGCCGAACTGGACATGGCGCTGGAGGAAGAACGCAGGCTCGCCTACGTTGCCATCACACGGGCCAAGCAGTACTTGTATGTCACCTCACCGGCGAGCCATCACGGAAAACCAGCGGATGTGTCCCGTTTCCTGCTTGAAGCCTTCGGCATGGAAGTTCCGGACAAACGCAAACCTCGTGAGGAGAGCCGGACGAGCAGTCAGACTTCATATGGTAAAGGTAATGGACAGTACGCCCGCTCGTCCGGCTCAGGTGCCCGTTCCGAAGGTCGGCATGTGGCCCAGCGCCGTGCCATCAGCCACGGTGACCGTCGGGACTTCGAAGTCCACAACGAACGTGACGAGGATCGCTTCGGTGAACGGCGTGGCAGTGGGGAGATTCGCAATCATAAGGCATTCAGCACCACAGGTGTGAGTCCGACAGCTGCGAGTTCCTCCAGTTCACATTCGCACACTTCAGGTTCAGGTAATGCTGAGCGTACGGAGACCGTTGCGGTCTGGAAGTGCAGTTCATCCACCTGTAAAGCGTGGTTAAGACAGAAGCCAGCTGTACCTTCTAAAGCAACTAAGAAAGCATCATCGGGTCCTCCCGCCTGTCCCCTGTGTTCAGGATCGATGGAGGCCGGTACCCGCCAGGTTCCCGTAACGGGGAGATTGGGGAAATAA
- a CDS encoding Gfo/Idh/MocA family oxidoreductase: protein MSTKQMLHIGMIGTGSISDLHMRCYAKNEDAVIYAICDLNEERAKAAAQKYDAQSVYTDYREMLEDPHVDAVSICTWNNTHAEFAIAALEAGKHVLLEKPVATNVEDALRIEEAVKRSGRTFIVGFVRRYDNNMQMMRRFIDAGEFGELYYAKASILRRHGNPGGWFADKSRSGGGPLIDLGVHIIDQCWYLMGKPKPVSVSGNTYRKLGNRAHIEHLSFYKAADYSAAVNDVEDMANALIRFENGASLAVDVSFTLHARGDESSVKLYGERGGFELEPETLIVTEKNNTILNIEPQTDNTGLHIHSAFQNQIDHFVDCCLNGTEPISPIADGVASTRMLCGIYESAEKGQEIRLD, encoded by the coding sequence ATGAGCACGAAACAAATGTTGCACATCGGAATGATTGGTACAGGATCAATCTCGGATCTTCATATGAGGTGTTATGCCAAAAACGAGGATGCCGTCATCTATGCCATCTGCGATCTGAACGAAGAACGGGCTAAGGCTGCTGCGCAGAAGTACGATGCTCAATCCGTGTACACCGATTATCGGGAGATGCTGGAGGACCCGCATGTGGATGCTGTCAGTATCTGTACCTGGAATAATACACATGCCGAATTTGCCATTGCTGCACTGGAGGCAGGTAAGCATGTGTTGCTGGAGAAACCGGTCGCAACCAATGTGGAAGATGCGCTCCGGATTGAAGAAGCGGTGAAGAGGAGCGGACGTACCTTTATCGTTGGATTTGTGCGGCGGTATGATAACAATATGCAGATGATGCGCAGATTCATTGATGCCGGGGAGTTTGGTGAACTGTATTATGCCAAAGCTTCCATTCTGCGGCGTCATGGCAATCCAGGCGGTTGGTTTGCTGATAAAAGCCGTTCCGGCGGAGGCCCCCTGATTGATCTCGGCGTACATATTATTGACCAGTGTTGGTACCTCATGGGCAAGCCGAAACCTGTTTCGGTCAGTGGTAATACGTATCGGAAGTTGGGCAATCGTGCCCATATCGAACATCTTTCTTTTTACAAAGCAGCCGACTACAGCGCAGCTGTGAATGACGTGGAAGATATGGCGAATGCACTTATTCGGTTTGAGAACGGGGCTTCGCTGGCGGTGGATGTGAGCTTTACCCTGCATGCACGCGGAGATGAATCTTCGGTGAAATTATACGGCGAGCGTGGTGGGTTCGAACTGGAGCCGGAGACACTGATCGTCACGGAGAAGAATAATACCATCCTGAATATTGAACCCCAGACGGACAATACGGGTCTCCATATTCATAGTGCATTCCAGAACCAGATTGACCACTTTGTGGACTGCTGCCTGAACGGCACAGAGCCGATCAGCCCAATTGCAGATGGCGTGGCTTCCACGCGCATGTTGTGCGGAATCTACGAATCCGCTGAGAAAGGGCAAGAGATTCGTCTGGATTGA
- a CDS encoding copper amine oxidase N-terminal domain-containing protein: protein MKKVSALMALSMALGGGAAYAATLDKTQPVHQTSVSADSNAVSVVNVSVNGASISDGYWNKDGKVAMIPLRDLTDALGIELEWNKETKTAELTRGALWTQVITGKDQYSVNKMLLTLGTAPEITGGKLYVPASFAEKALHGQVNTTGNQVTISSEEDVKTVTERGVITRISNQDKYKSIQIGGAGTDGIVLNLSDETKFISVEGKEIALTDLAIGMNVEAEHSLITTRSLPPQTPTYTVTVLDTATASEAQPKELLGTAGTIENVTTAEGSISQIEITGTRLTETAPDHVVLNIDKDTLIVNHEGETVKAEELTKGTKVIGFYSPVLTRSLPPIGTAWKVVVEAPATELEAK from the coding sequence ATGAAAAAAGTAAGTGCACTGATGGCTCTATCCATGGCATTGGGTGGCGGAGCCGCTTATGCAGCAACACTGGACAAAACACAACCAGTCCATCAAACATCCGTTTCAGCAGATAGTAACGCAGTGAGTGTAGTAAACGTATCCGTGAATGGTGCATCCATCTCTGATGGTTATTGGAACAAGGATGGCAAAGTAGCCATGATCCCGCTGCGCGATCTTACCGACGCACTGGGTATTGAACTGGAATGGAATAAAGAAACCAAAACTGCAGAGCTGACTCGTGGCGCTCTCTGGACACAGGTAATCACAGGCAAGGATCAATATTCTGTGAATAAAATGCTGCTCACACTGGGCACAGCGCCCGAAATCACAGGCGGCAAATTGTATGTACCGGCATCTTTTGCTGAGAAAGCACTGCATGGACAAGTGAACACAACAGGAAATCAGGTGACGATCTCCAGTGAAGAGGACGTGAAGACGGTTACTGAACGTGGTGTAATTACCAGAATCTCGAACCAAGATAAATATAAGTCTATCCAGATTGGCGGTGCAGGTACGGATGGTATTGTGCTCAATCTTAGCGATGAGACGAAATTCATCTCAGTTGAGGGGAAAGAGATTGCACTGACTGATCTGGCCATTGGCATGAACGTGGAAGCTGAGCATTCCCTGATCACTACTCGCAGTCTGCCACCACAAACGCCAACCTATACAGTTACTGTACTGGATACGGCTACAGCATCTGAGGCACAGCCTAAAGAGCTTCTGGGTACAGCGGGTACAATTGAAAATGTAACAACAGCTGAAGGCAGCATCTCACAGATTGAGATCACAGGTACACGGTTAACAGAAACAGCTCCTGACCATGTCGTGCTGAACATCGACAAAGACACACTGATCGTGAACCACGAAGGTGAAACGGTAAAAGCTGAAGAACTGACCAAAGGCACTAAAGTCATTGGGTTCTACAGCCCTGTGTTGACACGTAGCCTGCCTCCAATCGGAACGGCTTGGAAAGTGGTTGTTGAAGCACCTGCAACAGAGCTGGAAGCGAAATAA
- a CDS encoding DEAD/DEAH box helicase, whose product MMQSLYGVWLGDVFFCFSGETSEPRVDAWSHVVRRLNFGDGGRLFQPAALRLAELRWPNPLRNTAEAKNTKRRQLLGRTLEGLAVSPKDAFRLLLQWDDRLLNAAGIQVGEEMRYWIKAAQFTQELLLRGAIAPSAEFAAKTGARRRTGQETLTGVWRPRLQQEEDIERFRDLAEAMPPIGLSAPGAYASLEPETREEAGAAVLFSFMSGMIHAVVTSELEGMDSELSRYRTPYRRGSSPVAELWWNSLISMFRPVTVQGPTEDMTAFIHTLQEVGGTSMPSVGAEEMAPAVGQLKLVLRLEPPLGEHETIWGISFWVDSEQEPSLRLPARTIWAHPERDLDRGKVLYTSAAEQLLMALGQAAELAPELETALLTARPEEIKLEQQGFFEFLTHAVPRLQKAGITVLMPSRWSRAGKRRAGLRLQMLNRGTERLPGATSALGMEQLVAFKAEPMLDGKPVTAEELAALAESTVPYVMFRGEWIEVDTKEIRQVLRYMKKEEEQYMPLSEWLHLAADEGEDSAWKGLSVFGAESDGMLAFLLDGQVLRSIEPRQVPAELHGELRPYQERGYQWLSAMRELGFGVCLADDMGLGKTIQVITCLLDRKHEERQAAEEEARENELLNGSDDSFPADQHTNDQPVHLPALIVCPTSLLGNWQRELKRFAPDLSLYIHHGGQRLHGNEFQAEAQTHDIVLTTYHLAGRDGPDLASLHWSTIVLDEAQYIKNYRTKQAQSVMRLSTLHRIAMTGTPVENRLSELWSIFQFLNPGYLGTASSFRQRYTGLGPSEENAASLRELHRLVSPFMLRRLKSDPDIRKDLPEKLELKSYCSLTPEQTVLYQRVVDDLMGGLDGRNGIARKGIVLSSLTKLKQICDHPVLADSNRKDHGKAEASGKMERLLELLDAIRDNGESALIFTQYVAMGDLLVSRLKQRYEEEPYFLHGGVSKAQRDEMVETFQKGEGPSMFVLSLRAGGVGLNLTRASHVVHYDRWWNPAVENQATDRVFRIGQNRNVQVHKLICQGTLEERIDELIESKKALSEQVVGSGENWLTEMSDDELRGLISLQGETWL is encoded by the coding sequence ATGATGCAATCGCTGTATGGAGTATGGCTTGGTGACGTATTTTTTTGTTTTTCCGGTGAAACATCGGAACCGCGTGTGGATGCATGGAGCCACGTGGTAAGAAGGTTGAATTTTGGCGACGGGGGTCGTCTGTTTCAGCCTGCCGCTCTGCGTCTTGCGGAGCTGCGTTGGCCGAATCCGCTGAGGAACACGGCTGAAGCCAAGAACACGAAGCGGCGTCAACTGCTGGGGCGCACATTGGAAGGATTGGCAGTCTCGCCTAAGGATGCCTTCAGGTTGCTGCTGCAATGGGATGACCGTTTGTTAAATGCAGCCGGAATTCAGGTTGGAGAAGAGATGCGTTACTGGATCAAAGCAGCGCAGTTCACACAGGAGCTGCTGTTGCGGGGAGCAATTGCTCCATCGGCTGAATTCGCAGCAAAGACCGGAGCACGGCGACGGACCGGGCAAGAGACATTAACAGGCGTATGGCGGCCACGCTTGCAGCAGGAGGAGGACATCGAACGCTTCCGCGATCTTGCTGAAGCGATGCCTCCGATTGGACTTTCTGCTCCTGGAGCTTATGCTTCATTGGAACCGGAAACGCGTGAAGAAGCAGGGGCTGCGGTATTATTTTCATTCATGAGTGGCATGATTCATGCTGTAGTGACAAGTGAACTGGAGGGCATGGACAGTGAACTGTCCCGTTACCGCACCCCATATCGACGTGGATCTTCGCCAGTAGCCGAACTCTGGTGGAACAGTCTCATCTCGATGTTCCGTCCTGTGACGGTGCAAGGGCCGACGGAAGATATGACAGCGTTTATTCATACGCTGCAAGAAGTTGGTGGAACGTCAATGCCAAGCGTGGGAGCAGAAGAGATGGCGCCTGCGGTAGGCCAATTGAAGCTGGTGCTCCGCTTGGAGCCTCCACTGGGCGAACATGAAACAATCTGGGGAATCAGCTTTTGGGTGGACAGTGAGCAGGAACCAAGCCTGAGGTTGCCTGCACGGACTATCTGGGCACATCCAGAGCGAGATTTGGACCGGGGGAAGGTGTTATATACCTCGGCGGCAGAGCAATTATTGATGGCACTCGGGCAAGCAGCAGAACTGGCACCTGAACTGGAGACGGCGCTGCTTACCGCCCGTCCGGAGGAAATTAAGCTGGAGCAGCAGGGTTTCTTTGAATTTCTCACGCATGCGGTTCCACGTTTGCAGAAGGCCGGGATAACCGTTCTCATGCCTTCAAGGTGGAGTCGTGCCGGGAAACGTCGTGCGGGACTGCGTCTGCAGATGTTGAATCGGGGAACAGAGCGGTTGCCTGGAGCCACATCGGCACTGGGCATGGAACAATTGGTTGCTTTCAAGGCGGAGCCAATGCTCGATGGTAAACCGGTCACGGCGGAGGAACTGGCAGCACTCGCTGAATCCACGGTCCCGTATGTCATGTTCCGCGGTGAATGGATTGAAGTGGATACAAAAGAGATTCGCCAAGTCCTTCGTTATATGAAAAAAGAAGAAGAACAATATATGCCTCTCTCCGAATGGCTGCATCTGGCAGCGGATGAAGGGGAGGATTCCGCATGGAAGGGCCTTTCCGTCTTTGGCGCCGAATCTGATGGGATGCTTGCTTTCCTGCTCGATGGACAGGTGCTTCGCAGCATTGAGCCTCGTCAGGTTCCGGCAGAATTGCACGGTGAACTAAGACCTTATCAGGAACGAGGTTATCAATGGTTGTCCGCGATGCGTGAGCTGGGCTTTGGTGTATGTCTGGCGGACGATATGGGACTTGGGAAGACCATTCAGGTAATTACCTGTCTGCTGGACCGCAAACACGAGGAACGCCAGGCAGCTGAAGAGGAAGCTCGTGAGAATGAGCTGTTGAATGGATCAGATGATTCTTTCCCGGCGGATCAGCACACGAATGACCAGCCTGTTCATCTGCCTGCACTTATTGTGTGTCCTACCTCGCTGCTTGGAAACTGGCAGCGTGAGCTGAAGCGGTTTGCCCCGGATCTGTCGCTGTACATTCATCATGGCGGGCAACGGTTGCACGGGAACGAATTCCAGGCAGAAGCGCAGACGCATGACATTGTACTGACGACCTATCATCTGGCAGGCAGAGATGGCCCGGATCTGGCTTCGTTGCACTGGTCCACCATTGTGCTGGATGAGGCACAATATATTAAGAACTACCGTACCAAGCAAGCGCAAAGCGTCATGCGCCTGTCTACACTTCATCGTATTGCGATGACGGGAACGCCTGTAGAGAACCGACTGAGCGAACTTTGGTCGATCTTCCAGTTTCTCAATCCGGGGTATCTGGGCACAGCTTCATCGTTCCGTCAGCGGTATACGGGACTGGGGCCATCCGAAGAAAATGCAGCATCCTTGCGTGAGCTTCATCGACTGGTATCTCCATTCATGCTGCGCAGGCTTAAGAGTGATCCGGATATTCGCAAGGATCTGCCAGAGAAGCTTGAACTGAAATCCTATTGTTCTCTGACGCCAGAGCAGACGGTGTTGTACCAGCGTGTGGTGGATGATCTGATGGGTGGTCTGGACGGCAGAAATGGCATTGCCCGTAAGGGGATTGTGCTGTCCTCCCTGACCAAGCTCAAGCAGATCTGTGATCATCCGGTGCTGGCGGACAGCAATCGGAAAGACCACGGCAAGGCTGAGGCATCCGGTAAGATGGAACGATTGCTTGAACTGCTGGACGCCATCCGTGATAACGGGGAATCTGCCCTGATCTTCACGCAGTATGTTGCCATGGGAGATTTGTTGGTGTCGAGGTTGAAACAGCGATATGAAGAAGAGCCTTATTTCCTGCACGGTGGTGTGTCGAAGGCGCAAAGGGATGAGATGGTGGAGACTTTCCAAAAAGGCGAGGGGCCGTCCATGTTTGTTCTATCTCTTCGTGCCGGAGGTGTGGGTCTGAATCTGACACGGGCGAGTCATGTCGTTCACTATGATCGGTGGTGGAATCCCGCGGTTGAGAATCAGGCGACGGACCGTGTATTCCGAATCGGACAGAATCGCAACGTGCAGGTGCATAAGTTGATCTGTCAGGGAACACTGGAGGAACGGATTGATGAGCTGATTGAAAGCAAGAAGGCACTCTCCGAGCAGGTCGTTGGTTCGGGTGAGAACTGGCTGACTGAGATGTCGGATGATGAGCTGCGTGGTCTGATCTCTCTTCAGGGTGAGACTTGGCTGTGA
- a CDS encoding M15 family metallopeptidase, translating to MKSTTGRQRRMVVMLSSLMICGVLLTACQNGTEESQNPNGAGNTQQESDGTTVHFTEDKGTDGDNAGGDDSSSSGNSGEGTNSESGNASAGEGQGSSDNGNGATAEDPLLEKRSISALQTTIDAQSVVTNAESMTVIVNKQRSLPDGYEPDDLVEPNVPFSFDEPHEKRHMRKEAAEALEKLFAGAKADGIELRAVSGYRSYQRQVSIYNNNVKTKGQEYTDRVSSVPGRSEHQTGLAIDVSSPSVGNVLEEVFGTSKEGQWLAEHAAEYGYVIRYLQGEEDTTGYVYEPWHIRYIGTDLAPDVAKSGLTLEEYFDEANIKL from the coding sequence ATGAAATCAACTACAGGAAGACAGCGCCGCATGGTGGTTATGCTGTCCTCATTGATGATATGCGGAGTTTTGCTTACGGCGTGCCAGAACGGCACAGAGGAGAGCCAGAATCCGAATGGAGCAGGTAACACACAACAGGAGTCGGACGGCACAACGGTTCATTTTACGGAGGATAAAGGAACGGATGGCGACAATGCTGGCGGGGATGACTCATCATCTTCTGGCAACAGCGGTGAAGGCACGAATAGCGAGTCTGGGAATGCTTCAGCAGGCGAAGGGCAGGGCTCTTCGGACAATGGGAATGGTGCGACAGCGGAAGATCCATTGCTGGAGAAACGCAGTATCAGCGCACTGCAAACGACGATTGATGCACAATCTGTGGTGACCAATGCTGAGTCTATGACCGTCATTGTGAACAAGCAACGGAGTCTGCCTGACGGGTACGAGCCGGACGATCTGGTAGAGCCAAATGTACCGTTCTCCTTCGACGAACCACACGAGAAGCGGCATATGCGCAAGGAAGCTGCGGAGGCACTGGAGAAGTTGTTTGCAGGTGCAAAAGCGGACGGCATTGAGCTTCGTGCAGTGTCCGGTTATCGTTCATATCAGCGTCAGGTATCCATCTATAACAATAATGTCAAAACCAAAGGTCAAGAATACACAGATCGCGTGAGTTCTGTGCCAGGCCGAAGCGAACATCAGACGGGTCTTGCCATTGATGTATCCAGCCCGAGTGTGGGCAATGTGCTGGAAGAGGTATTTGGCACATCGAAGGAAGGCCAGTGGTTGGCTGAACACGCTGCAGAATACGGATATGTCATCCGTTATCTGCAAGGTGAAGAAGATACCACAGGTTACGTCTATGAGCCTTGGCATATCCGGTACATCGGTACAGATTTGGCACCGGACGTGGCGAAGAGTGGGTTAACTCTGGAAGAATACTTCGATGAGGCTAATATCAAGTTGTAA
- a CDS encoding chemotaxis protein CheW — protein sequence MQYINFSVGDQIFALRIDEVHEIIRMVQVTTVPFGSPEIRGFASLYGKVVSVVSLRVLLGMPDQEDTSSTRIIVVPYKGGFVPLIVDMVDSVVSYDRFEEPAEEHRRFMLGVFDKIGFCEDHRAGILNLDVLLGSLIRS from the coding sequence ATGCAATATATTAATTTTTCGGTAGGAGACCAGATCTTTGCACTACGAATCGATGAAGTTCATGAGATCATCAGAATGGTACAGGTAACAACAGTTCCATTTGGAAGTCCGGAGATCCGGGGCTTTGCTTCGTTGTATGGTAAGGTCGTTTCGGTTGTGAGTCTTCGTGTATTGTTAGGCATGCCGGATCAGGAGGATACCTCTTCTACACGTATTATTGTGGTGCCTTACAAAGGTGGATTTGTACCGCTGATCGTAGATATGGTCGATTCTGTCGTAAGTTACGATCGTTTCGAGGAACCAGCTGAGGAACACCGCCGTTTCATGCTTGGCGTTTTTGACAAAATCGGGTTCTGTGAAGATCATCGTGCGGGCATTTTGAACCTGGATGTATTGCTGGGCAGCTTGATCAGATCATAG